A window of Phragmites australis chromosome 15, lpPhrAust1.1, whole genome shotgun sequence genomic DNA:
TTTTTGTCTCAACCGATGGGGGATTCTCAGAGTGACACTGAAAAAGTTTGCATGGATTTCCTCTACCTAAAATCTACATGTTTGCTTCCTGGAAACAACATTTAGCCTGTATGACTGAAATTGTATCATAACTTGCCTGCACAAAAGGGAAAAAACAGCACGCAAACTTGCTTTTGTCATCCTGTTGGTACCCTTCTTATTATACCTGATGCAACTGACTACACAGACCTGCAGAATTGGGGAAAAACTGCATATGAGAATGAGCTATCCCTGTTCCTATTTGATGTAAATTACAAAACAAAGTAAAcataaaaagaggaagaaagttTATGCTCAATAGAATCTGGCTTATTTTGCTTCTCTGAACTGGTTTAATGTTACTGAAGACATTAGATCTGCCTTTACAGGTCATCAAAATAGCTTGTATCTACTTAAAGAAGCTTGTATTTATCTTAAAAAGTTACATCTTCTAAAATTTGTTCAACCCTGTCAGGTTTTTTCTGCATGTTTTGCTTCACTGAATGAACACAATATAGTTTGTGCATATTTGCTTCTCAAATGGTTAATGACcgtagaaaaaaaagaacagaaatTGTACTTCGAAAAAAGGACATACCCTAGATTTGCTTCCTGATCTGGTTCCAGATGTATGTATATGAATTCTCCAATGATACAATTTATTTGTGCTGCGAAACACAAAACCTGATTCAGCATGCGTGATTGTactacgtaaaaaaaaaaaagcaaaaccaTGCATGATTTTCTTGCTTATGAAGATATGCACTACTGAAGAAACATTTATGTATTTATGTAGGTTTCTAAGAGATGGATCTAAACCAGCTGCCACCTGACTTTGACTATGATTTCATCTCAAGACATACTGAAGATGCAATTGAGAGCAGTCCAAAAAATTGCACTCAGCCTCCCCCTATCCAGCAAGACTCCCCAAGCATTTCTGATGTTAGACTCTCTTTGGAAGAAACACATTTACAAGATGTTCAGCAAGAAAATGCCGATAACACACTGGTTGCTGTAGGGGATAATGTTGTTTCAGATATTACTGGACAAGTTCTGCATGAAGAGGGTGAGGTGTGGTCTACGCCGCAAGTCCCCTATACTGGTATGACATTTGGCAGTGTAGTAGAAGCAAGGGGATACTACAATGCATATGCTAAGAGAATTGGTTTCTCAATAAGGACAAATACCTCGCGCAGATCAGGAATTACAAAAGTGCTAGAAAAAATCCAGTTTGTCTACAACAAAGAAGGGAAAGGGAAGAAAAGCAAAACTGATGAAAATATTGAGGAGCCTACAGATGATTCAGATGAAGATGATTCTGAACAAGATGATGTTGATCTACCGCATGAGCGAGCCATTAAAcagggtggggggggggacatggtggcaagaaaaggaaaagggagaAAATGAAGTATACGCAATGCAAAGCAAGGATGACTGTGAAGCTAATTGGTGCTAGGTGGCATGTAATTTATTTCATAGCTGAGCACAATCATCCACTCATTACGAAGCCCTCACTAACAAAATGGCTTAGATCACACAAAGGCATATCTAAGGAAGAAAAGGCTTTCATCACTATGCTGCATGGCTGTAACATGACCACAGGGCGCATTATGCAGCTAATGGCTGAGTTCTATGGCTCCATTGAACTAGTACCGTACGTAGGCAAAGAT
This region includes:
- the LOC133892103 gene encoding protein FAR1-RELATED SEQUENCE 7-like, which produces MDLNQLPPDFDYDFISRHTEDAIESSPKNCTQPPPIQQDSPSISDVRLSLEETHLQDVQQENADNTLVAVGDNVVSDITGQVLHEEGEVWSTPQVPYTGMTFGSVVEARGYYNAYAKRIGFSIRTNTSRRSGITKVLEKIQFVYNKEGKGKKSKTDENIEEPTDDSDEDDSEQDDVDLPHERAIKQGRIMQLMAEFYGSIELVPYVGKDVSNFRSTLRTTEKYKDMQETLDYFEELKVQDDPDFFYKFKLDNDYKIQNLFWVDGSARKAYEAYGDCVSFDTTYMTNMYDMPFAPFIGINRHAQSFQLGCAFLRDEKTDSFVWLFKEFLEAMKGKAPLNIITDQDGAMRRAIELVFPNTNH